The window GATCGGGCGTGATCTACCGCACTCTGGATGTCGCCGACGAGGGCGCCTGGGGTGCGCTGGCGGCCGAGCTCGCCGACGGCCCGCCCGTGCGGGGCCTCGTCAACAACGCCGGCATCACCCACCGCGCGCGTCTCGGCGAGGTCGCCCGCGCCGACTGGGACCGGGTGCTCGCGGTGAACGTCACGGGGGCGATGCTCGGCATCCAGGCGCTCGCGCCTCTCATGGAGCAGGGGTCGTCGATCGTCAACGTCGGCTCGATCGCCGCGGTGAGCGGCCACTATCCCGTCGCCTACACGACCTCGAAGTGGGCGCTTCGCGGGCTCACCCATGCCGCGGCGACCGAGCTCGGGCCCCGGGGGATCCGCGTCAACATCGTGCACCCGGGGTTCATCGAGACGCCGATGACGGCGAGCGCGCCCGCGGCGATGCGCGAGGCGCAGCTCGACCTCACGCCGCTCGAGCGCACCGGCGAGGCGGAGGAGGTCGCCGAGGCGGTCGCGTTCCTGCTCTCGGATGCGGCGGCCTACGTCACGGGCGCGGAGATCCCGGTCGACGGCGGGTTCGCGTCATCCGCGGGGGCCAAGGTGCTCTCCGACCGGCTGCGGTTCGGTGTCGGGCACCCCTGACAGGATGTCGGAGTGCTCACCACCCTCGCCGTCGCCGGGTACCGGTCGCTGCGCGACCTGGTGCTCCCGCTCGACGCGCTGACCGTGATCACCGGCCCGAACGGGTCGGGCAAGTCCAACCTCTACCGCGCGATGCGCCTCCTCGCGCAGTCCGCCACGGGGTCGCTCATCGCGGCGATCGCCCGGGAAGGGGGGC of the Microbacterium invictum genome contains:
- a CDS encoding SDR family NAD(P)-dependent oxidoreductase — protein: MTPGSRHPGLAGRVVVVTGAARGQGAAEALLLAREGARVIATDLAAEAPALAGSGVIYRTLDVADEGAWGALAAELADGPPVRGLVNNAGITHRARLGEVARADWDRVLAVNVTGAMLGIQALAPLMEQGSSIVNVGSIAAVSGHYPVAYTTSKWALRGLTHAAATELGPRGIRVNIVHPGFIETPMTASAPAAMREAQLDLTPLERTGEAEEVAEAVAFLLSDAAAYVTGAEIPVDGGFASSAGAKVLSDRLRFGVGHP